A DNA window from Microcystis aeruginosa NIES-843 contains the following coding sequences:
- a CDS encoding metallophosphoesterase family protein: protein MKIAVLSCIHGNMPAFNAVLRDLGQQGCQEIYCLGDLVGYGPHPNQVVEKIRQLGITTVQGCWDEDIVEGLNACECSYPSLLAEKRGRLAHEWTNQIITSENRNYLSKLPEIFKLDHLCFVHGSPQSNHEYLLAEMDAFTALERVLSVDTEVLFCGHTHIPYIRTLDAGSLQIKVYQPDGEQSRQFTTPVKRIINVGSVGEPRHGRPNATYVIYDRETAAVQLREVAYNYQETCQAILASGLPPIFAWRLAKGLEYAEKADDPTHVCER, encoded by the coding sequence ATGAAAATAGCCGTTTTATCCTGTATTCATGGCAATATGCCCGCTTTTAATGCTGTTTTGCGAGATTTAGGCCAACAGGGTTGTCAAGAAATCTACTGTTTAGGGGATTTGGTTGGGTATGGACCCCATCCTAACCAAGTGGTGGAAAAAATCCGTCAACTGGGTATTACCACGGTACAAGGGTGTTGGGATGAGGATATCGTTGAGGGATTAAATGCCTGTGAGTGCAGTTATCCGTCGCTTTTAGCAGAAAAACGGGGTAGATTAGCTCATGAGTGGACAAATCAAATAATTACCTCGGAAAACCGTAATTATTTGTCAAAACTGCCCGAAATTTTTAAGCTAGATCACCTCTGTTTTGTCCATGGTAGTCCCCAAAGTAACCATGAGTACCTTTTAGCCGAAATGGACGCTTTTACGGCTTTAGAACGGGTTTTATCGGTAGATACAGAGGTTTTATTCTGTGGACATACCCACATCCCCTACATTCGCACTCTCGACGCGGGAAGCTTGCAAATAAAAGTGTATCAACCCGATGGGGAACAGTCGCGGCAATTTACCACACCGGTTAAACGTATCATCAACGTGGGATCGGTGGGAGAACCGCGTCACGGTCGTCCAAATGCCACCTATGTGATTTACGATCGAGAAACGGCAGCGGTACAACTGCGAGAAGTGGCCTATAACTATCAGGAAACCTGTCAGGCTATTTTAGCATCGGGTTTACCTCCTATTTTCGCTTGGCGATTGGCTAAGGGTCTAGAATATGCGGAAAAAGCCGATGATCCGACTCATGTTTGCGAACGTTAA
- a CDS encoding methyltransferase domain-containing protein: MNILLVTSSLGLLLAIAIVVYFVSSRKYQSSDSVANSYDQWTEDGILEYYWGEHIHLGHYGSPPEKKDFLQAKADFVAEMVSWGGLDKLPTGATLLDVGCGIGGSSRILARDYGFTVTGVTISPKQVARAKELTPPDLNARFLVDDAMALSFPDESFDVVWSIEAGPHMPDKAVFARELLRVLKPGGVLVVADWNQRDERQKPLNFWESPVMRQLLDQWSHPAFASIEGFAEQLAATGLVDGEVVTADWTKATLPSWIDTIWQGVIRPQGWWQFGLTGLVKSVREVPTILLMRLAFGTGLCRFGMFRAVRAKSHLQASQQESLTSVM; the protein is encoded by the coding sequence ATGAATATACTTTTGGTGACATCATCTTTAGGTTTACTCCTAGCGATCGCTATCGTCGTCTATTTTGTTTCCTCTCGCAAGTACCAATCGTCGGACTCGGTGGCCAATTCCTACGACCAATGGACCGAAGACGGGATTTTAGAATATTATTGGGGCGAACACATCCATTTAGGTCACTACGGTTCCCCACCAGAAAAAAAAGACTTTCTACAGGCAAAAGCTGACTTTGTGGCGGAAATGGTCTCTTGGGGAGGTTTGGATAAACTACCCACCGGTGCAACTCTCCTCGATGTCGGTTGTGGTATTGGTGGCAGCAGTCGCATTCTCGCGCGCGACTACGGATTTACAGTTACCGGTGTCACCATTAGTCCCAAACAAGTGGCACGGGCCAAAGAACTAACACCCCCAGATTTAAATGCTCGCTTTTTGGTCGATGATGCCATGGCCCTTTCTTTTCCCGACGAGAGTTTTGATGTGGTCTGGTCAATTGAAGCCGGCCCCCATATGCCGGACAAAGCCGTTTTTGCTCGGGAATTACTGCGAGTTCTTAAGCCGGGGGGAGTCCTGGTGGTAGCGGACTGGAATCAGCGAGATGAACGTCAAAAACCGCTCAATTTCTGGGAAAGTCCTGTAATGCGCCAACTTTTGGATCAGTGGTCCCACCCCGCTTTTGCCAGTATCGAAGGTTTTGCCGAACAGTTAGCGGCCACGGGATTGGTAGATGGGGAAGTGGTGACTGCTGACTGGACAAAAGCCACTCTACCCTCTTGGATTGATACCATTTGGCAGGGGGTGATTCGTCCCCAAGGTTGGTGGCAATTTGGTCTAACTGGGTTGGTTAAATCCGTCCGAGAAGTGCCGACAATTCTGCTGATGCGTTTGGCCTTTGGCACGGGTTTATGTCGTTTTGGGATGTTCCGCGCTGTTCGCGCTAAATCCCATCTGCAAGCAAGTCAGCAAGAGTCTCTTACCTCAGTTATGTAA
- a CDS encoding FeoC-like transcriptional regulator, with translation MILIDIQAYLAKNQKASLSDLSTHFRMSADALSPMLDRLLKKGRIRLISLEKCGGCSRCSPESMVFYEWIEGNSTGTNR, from the coding sequence ATGATTTTAATCGATATACAGGCTTATCTTGCCAAAAATCAGAAAGCATCTCTGTCTGACTTATCTACACACTTTCGGATGTCAGCGGATGCCTTAAGTCCTATGCTCGATCGCTTGCTGAAAAAAGGGCGAATTCGCCTGATTTCCCTAGAAAAATGCGGAGGATGCAGCCGTTGTTCCCCAGAATCTATGGTTTTTTACGAATGGATTGAAGGCAATTCCACAGGGACAAACAGATAA
- a CDS encoding metallophosphoesterase family protein gives MWAILSGIQGNLPAYQAVLEDIQQRSVTVENLYILGDFIGVNPDSEMLVEQIRYPTKNNLYPQVCRGWWEEQCLILHSLGATGEPTELIDKHGIDSTKQLWDAVSLETVQWLRNLDFGFVELDCLLIHGSSVSVSEELTPDTPPWQILDRLQRVGVNNLFCGRAGKVFDYSLQSANLTSTVTTLDKRQPSQTLTIQDKRLIGVGSVGKELNKAVYTLYNPSNNCVEFRTVPY, from the coding sequence ATGTGGGCGATTTTAAGCGGTATTCAAGGCAATTTACCAGCCTATCAAGCGGTCTTGGAAGATATTCAGCAACGGTCAGTTACTGTAGAAAATTTATATATTTTAGGAGATTTTATCGGTGTTAATCCCGATAGTGAAATGCTGGTAGAACAAATACGTTATCCCACTAAAAATAACTTATATCCGCAGGTTTGTCGGGGATGGTGGGAAGAACAATGTCTAATTTTACACAGTTTAGGAGCAACAGGAGAACCGACGGAATTAATCGATAAACATGGAATTGACAGCACTAAACAACTCTGGGACGCAGTTTCTTTAGAAACAGTGCAATGGTTACGAAATCTCGATTTTGGTTTTGTCGAGTTGGATTGTTTATTAATTCATGGCAGTAGTGTCAGTGTTAGTGAAGAATTAACCCCCGATACTCCCCCATGGCAAATTTTAGATCGACTGCAACGGGTGGGAGTTAATAATCTATTTTGTGGTCGTGCGGGAAAAGTTTTTGATTATTCTTTACAGTCCGCTAATTTAACTAGCACTGTTACTACTTTAGATAAACGGCAACCAAGTCAAACTTTGACGATTCAAGATAAGCGTTTAATTGGGGTTGGTAGCGTTGGTAAAGAATTAAATAAAGCAGTTTACACTCTCTATAATCCTAGTAATAATTGCGTGGAGTTTAGAACCGTACCTTATTAA